From the genome of Eublepharis macularius isolate TG4126 chromosome 12, MPM_Emac_v1.0, whole genome shotgun sequence, one region includes:
- the LOC129339264 gene encoding olfactory receptor 6C65-like, giving the protein MENQSFIAEFILLDFPQFHQQEHLLGMFLLASYLLTLAGNTMIIIVVIHDHHLHTPMYFFLWNLSCLEILITTSIVPKVLVSLLLGYKTISYPACMSQCYFFFFLGSSDFALLAVMSYDRYMAICNPLRYAAVMTTQLCLWLVVGSCAAGFLATILPTILVSHLPFCHANSIDHFFCDSVALMKLACTDTSLVELVSFFSSTTTVLGSFIFTVMTYTFIVRTILKIPSASGRHKAFSTCSSHFIIVSLGYGSCIFMYVRPSGSNPSVNKMVSLINTVLTPLLSPFIFTLRNQQVKDALKAIFIRHAAYSKNNLKLGYG; this is encoded by the coding sequence ATGGAGAACCAGTCTTTTATTGCAGAATTCATCCTGCTTGATTTTCCTCAGTTTCACCAGCAGGAGCACCTCTTGGGTATGTTCCTTCTTGCATCCTACCTGCTCACCTTAGCAGGGAACACCATGATCATCATTGTTGTCATTCATGACCATCACTTACACACTCCTATGTACTTCTTCTTATGGAACCTTTCTTGTTTAGAGATCCTCATTACAACTTCGATAGTGCCTAAGGTATTGGTGAGCCTTTTACTAGGCTACAAAACTATCTCCTACCCAGCTTGCATGTCCCAGtgctatttctttttcttcttgggAAGCAGTGACTTCGCCCTGTTGGCTGTCATGTCATATGACCGGTACATGGCCATTTGCAACCCACTGCGCTATGCAGCAGTTATGACTACTCAGCTTTGCCTGTGGCTAGTAGTGGGATCTTGTGCTGCTGGCTTTTTGGCTACAATCCTCCCCACCATCCTGGTTTCACACCTACCGTTCTGTCATGCCAACAGTATTGACCACTTTTTCTGTGACAGTGTGGCCTTGATGAAGCTAGCTTGCACTGACACCAGCTTGGTGGAGCTGGTGAGCTTCTTCTCCTCCACAACCACTGTTTTGGGATCTTTCATTTTCACTGTGATGACTTACACCTTCATAGTCAGAACCATTCTCAAGATCCCATCAGCCTCTGGGCGCCACAAGGCATTCTCCACCTGCTCCTCCCATTTCATTATTGTCAGTCTCGGATATGGCAGCTGCATTTTCATGTATGTACGACCTTCGGGAAGCAACCCTTCAGTTAATAAGATGGTTTCTTTGATCAATACAGTGCTGACACCTTTGCTAAGCCCATTCATCTTCACTTTGAGGAACCAGCAGGTGAAAGATGCTCTGAAGGCAATTTTCATCAGGCATGCAGCCTATTCAAAGAATAATCTAAAGCTGGGATATGGATAG